A portion of the Acidisarcina polymorpha genome contains these proteins:
- a CDS encoding response regulator, which yields MRRRENTSSAGRRILCVDDDLVCLQLRQTLLESNGYAVIISDRPFEALKQDFDAVDLALVDYDMPEMNGRELLLRMRASNATFPIVLLSGQGYTLPVEVRVLFSACIDKGAPVREMLEIIERFQTQGDAEDWG from the coding sequence ATGCGCAGAAGAGAGAACACCTCATCAGCCGGACGCCGGATCTTATGTGTGGATGACGATCTTGTATGCCTTCAGCTCCGTCAGACTCTTCTTGAAAGTAACGGGTACGCCGTGATCATCTCCGATCGACCGTTCGAGGCTTTGAAGCAAGACTTCGACGCTGTCGACCTAGCTCTTGTGGATTACGACATGCCTGAGATGAATGGCAGAGAGTTGCTGCTCAGAATGCGCGCGTCAAACGCGACATTCCCCATTGTTCTCCTGAGCGGACAAGGCTATACGTTGCCGGTCGAGGTGCGGGTCCTCTTCTCAGCTTGCATCGATAAGGGCGCGCCGGTACGAGAGATGCTCGAAATCATCGAGCGGTTTCAGACCCAGGGAGACGCCGAGGATTGGGGTTAA